The window GTGGGCCGCGGCGTCCACGAAGCCCACGTCGACGGTGATGGTGCCCCCCGGCCCGGTGGCGTCGCGGGCGTTGACCACCAGGTTCATCAGCACCTGCTCCACCTGCACCGGGTCCACGTACACCGGCACGGGGACGGGGCCCGTGCGCACTTCGAAGTGCACGTCCTCGCGCAGCAGAAGGCGAAGCATGCGCTCCGTGGCGCGCGCCACCGCCCCCACGTCCACCACGCGGGGCTCCAGCACCTGCCGGCGGGAAAAGGCCAGCAGCTGGCGGGTGACCCCGCGGGCGCGCTCGGCGGCCAGGCGGATCTCCCCCACGTCGGCGGCGAGCGGGCTGTCTTCCGGCACGTCGTACAGGATGAGCTCGGAGTAGCCCAGGATGGCGGTGAGCAGGTTGTTGAAGTCGTGCGCCACGCCGCCCGCCAGCCGGCCGACGGCCTCCATCTTCTGCGCCTGGCGAAGCTGGTCGGCCAGGCGCATGCGTTCGGTCACGTCGCGGCTGGCGGCCAGCACGTGCGGCATCCCCCGGTAGTGCACCAGCGAGCCCGACGCCTCCAGCCACCGCCAGCCGCCGTCCGGGTCGGCGTGGCGATAGGTGGTCAGCGTCCGTTCCCCCTGCAGCGAGCGGCGCACCGCCTCCTGCACGGCGGGAAGGTCGTCGGGGTGCACGCCCGCGAACGGTTCGGCGGGTACCACGCCCAGGACCCGCAGGGCCGACGGGCTGATGTAGGCGCGGCGGCCCTCCACGTCGTGAAGGGTGATCAGGTCGCTGGTGTTCTCCGCCAGGACGCGGTACAGCTCTTCACTGTCGCGCAGCGCCGCGCTGGCCTCGGCCAGCTGCTGCGTCCTCGTCTGCACGCGCCGCTCGAGCTCGGTGTTCAGCCGCTGGATCTCGGCCTTGGCGGCGACGAGCTCCATGGTTTCCATCATTTCCCACTCGCCGAACCGCCGGGCGATGGTGAAGTCGTGGGTGGCCGCGAGGTCGAAGATCTCGCTTCCCGTGCTTCCGCCCAGCGGATAGGTGCAGAGCAGGAGCAGCCGCTTCCCCGCGAGCTCCTCGTCGATCAGCGCTTCGAACGCGGTGAACGCCTCGCGCGTGCTGCGGGTGAGCCAGGCCTCGTCGGCGTGCACCCGCAGCCCCGCGTGGCCCCGCGCCAGCGCGCGCTCGAGCCGGGCCAGCAGCCCGGCGATCACGCGGTCCGCGTCGAAGCCGCCGTCCTGCAGGAATACGTCGTAGCAGGAGACGATCTGCAGGGCACCGGTGTTCATGTGCAGGTCCACCCCGGGAAGCGCCTGCTTCAGCGCCTCCCTGGCCGTCTCGACGTCCTCGGCCGTCACCCACACGCATTGCTCGTCATCCTCCAGCCCCGCGCGAAAGTACGGAACGACGGTGTCGAGCAGGTCGGCGCGCGTTTCGTAGAAGCTGCAGAAGTGCGTGCCCCACGGCATGTCGCCGACCGCGTGGATGCCGGACCTCCTGGGCACCTCGTCCGCCGCGGATTCCGCGACCTGCTCCGTCGGTGTCGTCATCGAGTCCCCCCCTCGCCTGGGCTGTCGTGGGCCTGCCGGGATCGGCTGCATGTTGTAGACCGGTTGGGAGCCGTTCGCGAAGACCGTCGCGTGCCGGGTTCGCGGGGACTCTCGCCCCGCCATTCTTCACGCGTTCGCCGGCACGGGCTCTCCGCGGCGGCACCGCGCGGCTCCCTGGCCGGGGGCCAGGCGCCGGGACCATCTTTTGTCGAGGGCTTCGTTTCATCCTCGCCACTTCCCCGACGCCCATGACCCCGCTCGCGCGAACCCTCGTCCTCGCCTTGGCCGCGCTGCTGGCCGGCTGCGCCACGGCTCCGCCCGCTCCCCCGGCGGAGCGCGAGGTGACGGTGATGGTCTACAACATCCGCGCGGGCAAGGACCTCGCGGGGGGCGAGAACCTGCCGCGCGTCGCGGAGCTGGTGCGCGGCACGGGGGCGGACCTGGTGCTGCTCCAGGAGGTGGACCGCAACACGCAGCGCTCCGGCCCCGCGGACCAGCCCGCCGTGCTGGCGCGGCTCACCGGCTACTCCGTGGCGTTCGGGCGCACGATCGGCTTCCAGGGCGGCGACTTCGGGGTGGCCCTGCTTTCCCGCTGGCCCATCCGGCGAGACACGCTGATCCCCCTGCTGGTCACGGCGCCGCCGGGGCGAACGACGGGAAACCGGGAGCAGCGTGGGGTCCTGGTGGCGGTGGTGGACGCGCCGGGCGGGCCGATCGCGGTGCTCGATACCCACCTGGACCACACGGGCGACGACGCCTGGCGGCTGCAGGAGATTGCCACCGTGCTGCAGGTCGCGCGGACGGCCGTGGAGCCCGGGATGCCGGTGCTGATCGGCGGAGACCTCAACGCGCGCCCGGAGAACGCCGTGCACGAGCAGCTGCGCGGCGCCGGCTTCCGCGATGCGTGGGAGGGATGCGGGGCAGGGGACGCGATGACCTTTCCCGCCAGCGCGCCGGACCGCAGGATCGACTACCTCTACGTCACCGGCGCCACCCGCTGCGAGAGCGCACGGGTGCTGCCCAGCGACGCCTCCGATCACCGTCCCCTCGTCTTCCGGCTGCGGCTGCGCTGATCCGCTCCTGGAAAGCGACTGCCCTGGCTCAACAGTTTCACCGCCGCCTGCGTCTGTAAAGGAGAATGACGGGCGAGACTGATGGCCAACTGGTGGCGAGGGTGCGGCGCGGAGAGCGCGCGGCCACGGAGGCGCTGGCCCAGCGGTGGCTGCGCGCCTGCCGCGCCGTGGCCCTGGCCGTCACCCGCGACGAGCCGGACGCCGACGACGTGTGCCAGGACGCGTTCGTAAGCGCCATCCAGCGCATCGACGACTGCCGCAACCCGGAGCGCTTTGGCGCCTGGCTGCTCCAGATCGCCCGCAACCGGGCGCAGGACCACCTGCGGGCGCGCGCGCGGCCGGTGCTGTCGCTGGAGGGGATGGAGATCGAATCGAAAGAGGCGTCGCCGCAGCGGCAGGCGGAGCGCGGCGACGAGCGGAACCGGCTGCTGGCCGCGCTCGGCGAGCTGCCGCAGGGACGGCGCGAGGTGCTGCTGCTGCACGACCTGGAAGGATGGACGCACAGCGAAATCGCGGAGCGGATGGGGCTGCCGCCCGGAACGGTGCGCTCGCACCTGCACCACGCACGGAGAGCCATGCGGAGCCTGCTGCCGGAACTGGAGAAAGGCGAGGAATGATGGACGAAGAGCGTTTGGACCTTGCCGCGCTGGACCCCGCCCGCGACCCCGGCCGCTGGCAGGCGGTGATGCAGGCGACGATGGCGGGGGTGGACGGCGTGCTGCTGCACCGCGCGCGGCCCGACCCGCTGGCCCTGATCGCGGGGTGGCGGCGGCCCCTGCTGGCCATCGCCGCCGCGGCCGTGCTGCTGCTGGTGCCCGTGGAGGTGGTGCTGGAGCGCCGCGAAACGCGCCGGGAAACCCTGCGCGGGCTGGTAGACGTTTCCACCGCGTACGCGCAGGAAGGCCGCGCGCCCACCGGCGCGGAGCTGCTGCAGGCCATCCGCGCGGGAGGCCAGCCGTGATGAGCCGGGCGCGCGCCGTCGGCATGCTGCTCCTGGCGACGACCTTCACGGTGGGCGCGCTGGGCGGGATGGCCGTGGAAGAGGCGATGGGGCTGGACTGGTTCGACTTTCTGGACGAGGACGCCACCCCTTCCGAAGACCGCCTTTTCGCCGGGATCGAGCTGACGGCGGAGCAGCGGGCCCGGATCGACGCGATCCGGGAGCGGCGCGAGGACCGCCTGGAGGCGTATTGGGACAGCCGGCTCCCCGAAATCCAGCGTGTCGTGGACCATTCGTACGACGAGATGCGCGCGGTGCTGGCGCCGGATGCGCGCGCTGAATTCGACCGCCGCGTGCGCGAGCTGCGGGCGCGCGCGCCTTCCGATCGGGATTGAGGTGGCGCGTCCCGGCCGCGTCGTGGCGCCGTTGGGCCACCGCGGCGGCACCCCGTCTCAACACTTTGGCCGGCTGCTCCGTCTGGAAAGGAGAACGCGGAGCACGGCGGCACCGTGCGCCCCGCGGTTCCGGCCATAGCAAGGGAGTGGGTCCATGGAAGGCGAGCGGGGACTGTTCAAGTTCGGGGGGGTGCTGATCATCGTCTTCCTGGTGATCGCCGCGGGGGCGTACGCGACGACAGGCGCGGGCCGACCCGCGGTGGGGGTGGCGGCCGCGCTGGGCGAGCCGCCGGCGGGCGGGGCCCCGCCCCCGGAGGAGGGGGCCGCACGGCCACCGGCGCATGCGGTCTGTACCGTGGACGGCTCGCCGCGGCCGCTGGGCGACGAAATCCACGAGAGCAGCGGCGTGGCCGTGAGCCGGACGCACGCGGGCCTCTTCTGGACGCACAACGATTCCGGGGATCCCCTGCTGTACGCGGTAGATGCGCAGGGGCGCACCGCCGGCCGCGTCCGCGTCTCGGGGGCGTCGGTGCAAGACTGGGAAGACATCGCGCTGGCGCCGTGCCCCGCGGGCGGCGACTGCCTGTACGTGGCGGACATCGGCGACAACGACGCGAAGCGCGGGTCCGTCACCGTGTACCGCGTCGCGGAGCCCGCTCCCGGCGCATCCGAAACCGCTCCCGCCGCCCCCCTCCGGCTGCGCTACCCCGACGGTGCCCACGACGCGGAAGCCATGTTCGTGCTGAACGGGGCGATCCACGTGGTCACCAAGGGGGAGAGCGGGCCGATCGCCCTGTACCGCGCGCCCGCCGGCGCGGGGGCCGAGGCCACGCTGGAACTCCTCCGCACGCTCTCGCCGGACAGGGTGGGAAAGCCGGAGCGCATCACCGGCGCCGACGCGAGCGCCGATGGGCGCTGGGTGGTGCTGCGCACCCTGGGTGAGGCGATGATCTTTCCCGCGGCGGCGCTGGCCGGGAGCGGCGCGGCGTCTCCCCTGCGCGTGGACTTGGGGGAGCTGGATGAAAAGCAGGGAGAAGGGATCGGCTTCACCCCGGACGGATCGCTGGTCCTGACGAGCGAAGGGGGCAGGAAGAAGGACCCCGCCACCGTTGCGCGGCTTTCCTGCACCCTTCCCTGAGAGGGCGCGGGTCGGCCCCGCTGTCGGCAGGTGAGCTCCGCCGTTGTCGTGCTGGCCGCGTACGCGTACCGTGTCGCGCGAATCCTGCGTGGTCGCCGCGCGGCGCGTCACACGGGGTAGCTGGCTCCGGCACCCGGCCGGCCGCTTCCCTCCTTGCCGCCGTGCCGGGCGGCCGGCGAGCCGGACCCTCTACCGAACCCACAATGAGCCGAGGCAAATCGAATGGAATGGCTGCTGTCCAGTGAAGCACTCGTCGCCCTCGCCACGCTGGCGCTGCTCGAAATCGTCCTCGGGATCGACAACCTGGTCTTCCTCACGATCCTCGCCGGCAAGCTGCCCCCCGAACAGCAGCCGCGCGCACGGAAGATCGGGTTGGGCCTCGCCCTGGGGATGCGAGTGGGCCTGCTGCTCGTCATCAGCTGGATCATCGGCCTGACGCGCCCCCTGTTCAGCGTGCTTGGGCAGGAGATCTCGGGCCGCGACCTCATCCTGCTGCTGGGAGGGTTGTTCCTGCTCGCGAAGGCGACCACCGAGATCCACCACAAGCTGGAGGGGGCGAGCGCCGGGACACCCACGTCGGTGAAGGCGACGTTCGGCGCGGTGATCGCGCAGATCGTGGCGATGGACCTCATCTTCTCGCTGGACAGCGTGATCACCGCCGTGGGCATGGCGGAGGACATCCGGGTGATGGTCATCGCGGTGGTGATCGCGATGGCGGTGATGCTGGCGTTCGCGGAGCCGCTGGGGCGCTTCGTGCAGGCACATCCGACCGTGCAGATGCTCGCCCTGTCGTTCCTGCTGCTGATCGGCATGACGCTGGTCGCCGAAGCGTTCGAGGTCCACGTCTCCAAGGGGTACATCTACTTCGCGATGGGCTTCTCGGTCTTCGTCGAGGTGCTGAACCTGAAGTTCTCCAAGAAGGGGAAGCCGGTCGACCTGATCGATGGATGATGTGCGCCAACGATCGTCCGTTACGCCGGGGCGCGGCAGAGCTCACCCGCTGGAGCTGAACACTTCCATGCGGTCGTAGCCGGAGGTGCCGCCAGGAAAGCGGCCCCGGCACCCGGCGGTCTGCATCGCGCTGGTACCGTCGGTGGCGCGGACGAGCAGGGTGCGCCGCCCTGCGGACGGGTGGAGCCAGGTGTAGCGCCAGAGGGACCACACGTGCGGCCGCTCTCCCGTCACCAGCTCGCAGGGCTCCCAGTGTGCGCGGCCGTCGAGAGAAACCTCCACTCCGCGAACGCCGCGTGCCCCGCGAAGGCCATCCCGGTCAGCTCGGCGGGGCGGTCCGCGGCCAGCCGCTCCCGCCGGTCGAACCGCGACATCGTCTTGACCGGGTTGCCGCCCTTCCACAGGCGGCGCTCCCAGTACGACGTGGTGCGTTAGTCCTCCAGCAGCGTGATGCGCTTGAGCCAGCGCGGCTGCTTCTTGCCGTACAGGTCCGGCAGGATCACCCGTACCGGGTAGCCGTGCCCCGCCGGCAGCACCTCCCCGTTCATCTCCACGGCCAGGAACGCGTAGTCGTCGGTCGCGCGCTGCAGCGACACGCTGGAGTAGAACCCGTCCATCCCCGCGAACGGAGCTGTGGAGGCTTCGTTCAAGCTCTCGCTCATCCCTTGATTGCCCCGAAAGAATCTGGTATCCTCCACTACCCCCGCATTCCTGCCGCTCCTCGCCCCGTCTTCAGCGGCGCCGCAGGCTGGTTTCTTCGGTTGTCGGCAAAAGAAAAGGTTGTTTATGCACGCACGGCGCTTCATCTCGCCCCCGGCCGCACCTGCAGAACATTCGCGACGGATTCAACGGCTCGGAACGCGCGCCGTCGGAGCCGCCGCGGGCATTCTCTCCGGGCCACGCCGATGAGCGCGCACGCGGCGGCGCCGGAGCGCCTGCCCGAGCTGATCTCGCGCCTGGGCGCCATTCTCCAGGAAATCGAGACGACCACGGGCGGGCAGGTGGACGCCCTGGTGGACCCGCGCAGCCAGGTGACGTACCTGCTGCGGGGCGCCCAGGACGCGCTGGTCGCGCAGGAGCAGCAGTTCCGCACCGTCACCGAGAACACCTCCGACGCCATCCTGCGCCTGGACCGCGGCCTGTGCCTGCTGTACGCCAACCCGGCGGCGCTGCGGGTGCACGGCGGCGCGGCGGAATCGGTGCGGGGCCTGGCCCTGGACCAATTCACCCGGGGGGCGCCGGGAACGCCGGCGTGCCACACGGCCATGGCCGAAGTGCTGCGCAGCGCCCAGCCCCACGAAGCGGAGTTCGTGCTGGGCGAGGGAGCCTCGGCCCGCGTGTACAACGCGCGCATCAACCCCGAGTTCGGCCCGGACGGCGAAGTCGTATCCGTGCTCGCGGTGCTGCGCGACACCACCGCCATCCATGCCTCCAGCCGGGAGCTGTCCGCGGCCCACGCGCGCATCATCGGAATCCTGGAAAGCGTGACCGACGCCGTCATGTCCATCGATGACGACTGGCGCTTCACGTACGTAAACCCGCGGGCCGAGCTTCAGCTGCGCCGCGGCAAGTCCGAAATCCTGGGGCGCGTATTGTGGGAGGCCTTCCCGGCGACGCTGGGCAGCCGGTTCGAGACGGAGTACCGCCGCGTGGCCGCCGAGGGCAGCCCGCGCGTGTTCGAAGAATACTTTCCCCCGTTCGACAGCTGGTTCGAGGTGCATGCCTATCCGGCGGACGAGGGCGGAATCCACGTGTACTTCCGCGACATCTCCCAACGCAAGGCAAGGGAGCGCGAGGCGGCCGAGCTATTGGAGCGCCTGGCGACCAAGCACGCCCTCCTGGAAGCCGTGGTGCGGCAGCTTCCGGTGGGCGTGGTGATCGCCGAAGCTCCGTCCGGCCAGCTGCTGATGGGCAACAAGGAGATCGACCGCATCTTCGGCCACGGGTACCGCCCGTCCGCCTCCGTTGGGGAGTACGGGGAATGGGTGGCGTTTCACCCCGACGGGCGCAGGGTGCAGGCCGACGAGTGGCCGCTGTCGCGGGCGCTCCGCACCGGCGAGCCCGTGGGGCCGGAGGAGGTCCGCGTGGTGCGCGCCGACGGCAGCCCGGGCATCGCTCGCCTCTGCGCCACGCCGGTGCTGGACGCCGAGGGATCCGTCATCGCGGGGGTGGTCGTCATCGACGACGTCACGGAGCAGCGCGCCGCGCTCGACGCGCTGCGGGCCAGCGAAGAGCGGTACCACCTGGTGAGCCTGGCCACCAACGACATCATCTACGACTGGGATCCCATCGAGGACCGGGTCACGCGGAACAAGGCCGTGGGGGTCCTGGGCTACTCACCCGCGGAGGTCCCCCCTACGTTCGAGTGGTTCGCGTCGAACCTGCATCCCGACGACGCTCCCCGGGTGAGGACCAGTATCGAGGACTTCCTGGAGGGTGACGACCTCTTCTGGTCCGCGGACTACCGCTTCCGCCGGGCAGACGGCTCGTACGCCCGCGTCTACGACCGTGCCCACCTCGTGCGCCGCGCGGATGGCCGCCCGGAGCGGATCATCGGGGCCATGCTCGACGTGAGCGAGCGCGAGGCCGCCGACGCCGCGCTGCACCACCAGGCGCTCCTGCTGGATACCGTGGAGCAGGCGGTGATCGCCACCGACGTGGATGGCCGGATCACCTACTGGAACCACTTCGCGGAACAGCTCTACGGCTGGGCGCGGCACGAGGTGCTGGGCCGGCCGGTCCTGGAGGTGACGCCCTCGGAAGAGACGGCGGCCGAGGCCGCGCGCGTGCTGGAGGCACTCATGGCCGGGGTCAGCTGGTCCGGGCAGTTCCGGGTCCGGAGAAAGGACGGAACGTCGTTCCTGGCCCAGGTCACCAACACCCCCATCCCGGGTCCGTCCGGGGAGCTGGTGGGGGTGGTGGGGGTGTCGTTCGACATCACCGAACGCCGCAACCTCGAGGAGCAGCTGCGCCAGTCGCAGAAGATGGACGCGGTGGGGCAGCTGGCCGGGGGCGTGGCCCATGACTTCAACAACCTGCTGACGGTGATTTCGGGAACGGTCGAGCTGCTGAAGGCCGACCTGGCGGACCCCGCCGTCCTCGAAGACATCGAGCAGATCGGCGAGGCGGCCGAGCGGGCCGCCGGGCTGACGCGCCAGCTGCTGGCCTTCAGCCGCAGGCAGATCCTGAAGCCGCAGGCAGTGAACCTTACGGCGCTGGTCGGCGGCATGCTGCCCATGCTCAAGCGGCTGATCGGCGAAGACGTCGAGCTGCGGTTCAAGGCCAACGCCGCGGCGGCGCAGGTAGAGGCAGATCCCGGGCAGCTGGAGCAGGTGCTGCTGAACCTGGTCGTGAATGCCCGCGACGCCATCGCGGGTACCCATGGGCGGGTGGTGATGGAGACGCACCAGGCGGAGGTCGGCGGCGGGGACGAAGGGCTGGACGGGGCGCTCCCCCCGGGGCGGTACGCCGTGATGATGGTGAGCGACACCGGGATGGGAATGCCGGAAGAGGTACGGCAGCGGGTCTTCGAGCCGTTCTTCACCACCAAGCCGCCGGGAACCGGCACGGGGCTGGGGCTCAGCACCGTCTACGGCATCGTGAAGCAGAGCGACGGGTTCATCTTCGTCGACAGCGCCCCGGGCGCCGGTACCGAGGTGCGGGTGTACCTGCCGCTGCTGGCATCGGCGGACCAACCCGCGGCGGAGGCGCCCCCGCCCCTTCCGGGGGGGCGGGAAACCATCCTGCTGATCGAGGACGAGGTGGCGGTGCGCTCCCTGACGCGCCGGGTGCTGACGCGCCAGGGCTACACGGTGATCGACGCACGGGACGGCGCCGAGGCGCTGGAGCTGGCGCGGCGCGAGGGTGCGGCCTTCGACCTGGTGATCACGGACGTGGTGATGCCGGGAATGAGCGGCCCGGCGGTGGCGGAGGAGCTCCGCGCGCTCATCGGCGGCGTTCCCGTGCTCTACATGTCGGGCTACACCGACGACGAGATGCTGAGGCGGGGAATCCACACCTCCGACACGCACTTCCTGCAGAAGCCCTTCACGCCCAGCAGCATCCTCACGCAGGTGCGGGCCGTGCTGGACGACCCGCGCGCCAGGCCGGGCGCACGAACCTGAGCACACGAGCCACCGCGTCTCACCCGCCGAAGTGGTGGTGGAGAGACAGAGGCTGCCAGGAAGCAAGGTCGCGCCACCCGACCCCAACCCACCCGGCAGCAGGGAGTCCACGAAGGTGGACATCGTGTGCCTGTTGCAGCGAATTCATTTGCCCGTGGAGGCCTCGATTCGACAGAGGGGTTCTCACACGGAGGGCACGGAGGGCACGGAGGAGAAGGAGACCCCGGGCTTCGGCACGCGTCGGCTATGGCGCTCCCCGCGGACTGTGTGGCGGATCCTTCAGTCGCTGCGGAGGGCGGTGCGGCGGCGGGTTCGGGGTGGCCGCTCCTTCAGGATGACATCCAAGGCTTCTTCGCACCTTCGCACCTTCGCACCTTCGCACCTTCGCACTCACACACTCCCCAGGCTTCAGGGAGACTCGCACCCCTCCAGAATCCGCCGTCAAAAATACATTGCGGATCGCTCCTTATGGATTATTATTACCTGCGGACCTGAACGTCGCGCGTTGCCGATGCGCGCACTTCCAGTTCCGGCTGCCCGTTCGAGATCGCCCGGGGTCATGCCCCCTGGCGTGGCGGCCTTCCTGCCTCCGGCACATCGCCGGGACGTAGTTTCACTCCGCGGGTGCCGGAATGCTCCATCCTCGCAGCGCGTGGCCCAGGGCCTCAATGCGACTCTGCACGACTCCCGCGCCATGACCGGGCCAGCCGCCGCCCCGGGCCACCCGATTCGCGTTCTCCTGGTGGAGGACGACGAAGACGACTTCGTGATCACCCGCGGCTTGCTGTCGGACGTGTCCGGGGCCGCCTTCGAGCTCGTATGGGCCGCCACCTGCGCAGAAGGGCTGCGCACCCTGGCGGGTGGGGAGTTCGACGTGGTGCTGCTGGACTACCGCCTGGGCAGGCACACCGCGCTGGATTTTCTGGGCCGCATGCCCCTGGCGGAGACCACGCCCCCCGTGATCCTGCTCACCGGCCGCGACGACACCGGGACCGACGTGGTCGCCATGCGCGCCGGGGCCGTCGACTACCTGGCCAAGGCCGGGCTCAACGCGACGATGCTGGAGCGCTCCATCCGGTACGCCGTCGAGCGGCACGGGGCGCAGCTGGCGCGGTATTCCGCCGAGCGGAAGTTCGAGATGCTCCTGGAGTCCGTGGGGGCCATCGTGTGGCAGGGCGACCCCGACACCCTCCAGTTCACCTACGTGAGCCAGGAGGCGGAGGTCCTGCTCGGCTATCCGCTGGAGATGTGGACGCGCGACCCGGGCTTCTGGTCCGGGCACATCCACGAAGACGACCGCGCCTGGGCGGTGGCGCTGTGCAGGGAAGCGGCAAGGAACAACGTACCGCGCACGTGCGACTACCGGATGATCGCCGCCGACGGGCGCACGGTCTGGCTGCGCGACATCGTGAAGGTGGTGAACGTGGGGGGAAGGCGCGAGCTGGCGGGGGTGATGGTCGACGTGACGCAGGCGAAGTCGGTGGAGCAGGACCTGAGGCTGCGCGACCGCGCCATCGCGGCGGTCGATGAAGGGATCATCATCACCGATCCGCACCAGCCCGACGACCCCATCGTCTACGTGAACCCGGGGTTCGAGCGCATGACAGGCTACCGGGCCGCCGAGGTCGTGGGCACCAACTGCCGCTTCCTGCAGGGCCCCGGCACCGACCCGGCAGCGGTCGCCGGAATCGGACGAGCGCTCCGGGCGGCGGAGCCCATCCGCACCGAGCTGCTCAACTACCGCAGCGACGGAACGCCCTTCTGGAACCGCCTTTCCATCACCCCCATCCAGGACGAGATGGGGTCGCTCACCCACTTCGTGGGGGTGCAGCGGGACGTTACCGACGAGCGGTCGCGCGAGCAGAAGATGCACCTGCTGGCCAGCGCCCTCGAAGGCCTCAACGAGCAGGGGGTCAGCATCGTCACCGCCGAGGGCGACTGGGTGTTCTCCAACCGTACGCACGGTCGGCTGCTGGGCTATGATGCCAGCGCCGACCCGGCACCCACCGTGGACGCGTTCCTTCCGGACGACGACGCGCGCCGCGAGTTCGAGCACATGCTGGCGACGGTGCGGAACACGGGGAGCTGGAGCGGACGCGTGCGCAGGCGGCGGCTTTCCGACGACGCGATCATCGTTCTCGATACCTTCGCCGGCGGGGTCGAGGACCAGGGCCGCACCCTCTTCTTCACCATCATCCAGGACGCCAGCGAAGCCATCGCCCACGAGAGGCACCTGCGCCGCGCCGAGCGGCTGGCGGGAATCGGCACGCTGGTGGCGGGCGTGGCCCACGAGCTGAACAACCCGCTGAGCGCGGTGCTGGGCTTTGCGCAGATGCTGCTCCTGGACGCCCGCTCGGAGTCCGAGCGCGACGACCTGCGCACGATCATCCGCGAGGCGGAGCGGATGGCGAACATCGTCTCGGACCTGCGGGCCGTCGCGCGCGACACGCAGGAGGAAACCGGCACGCGCGAGCCGATCGACCTGAACGACGTGGTTCGCCACGTCCTGAAGACCCGGGCGTACTCGCTTACGACGCGGAACGTGGAAACGAGCGAGGACTTGGCCCAGGGGCTCCCCATCGTTTCGGCCGACCGCGGCCAGCTGGAGCAGGTGCTGCTGAACCTGGTCGTCAACGCGGAGCAGGCCATGGGCGACAGCGGCGGCGAGCGCCGCCTGGCCGTGCGCACGCGCCCCGCGCCGAAGGGGGTTTCCGTCGAGATCACCGACACGGGAACGGGCATCCCAGGCCATTACCTCGACCGCATCTTCGACCCGTTCTTCACCACCAAGGCACCCGGGCAGGGGACCGGGCTGGGCCTTTCGCTGGTGCACAGCATCGTCACGGAGCACGGGGGCGAGATCCGGGTCGACAGCGAAGTGGGGCGGGGAACCACCTTCCGGATCGACCTTCCGGCGAGTGCCGCCGCCCCCGCGCCGGTTCCGGCGCCGGCGCGTAGCGACGAGCCCCCCGGCGCCCCGCTCCGCGTGCTGGTGGTGGACGACGAGGACCCCGTACGGCGGGTGCTCGTCCGCATTCTGCGCCGCCGCGGCCACCACGCCGACGAGGCGGCGGAAGGCGGGCAGGCGCTCCAGATCCTGGAATCGGACGAGCGGGGCTACGACGTGATCGTGTCCGACCTGCGCATGCCCGGGCTGGATGGCGAGGAGCTGCTGAAACGGCTGCAGGCGCGGGGCGACGGACTGGAGCGGCGGGTGCTCTTCCTCACGGGAGACATCGCCAGCGCCCAGGCGGCCCGCACGCTGGCCGAGG of the Longimicrobium sp. genome contains:
- a CDS encoding endonuclease/exonuclease/phosphatase family protein produces the protein MTPLARTLVLALAALLAGCATAPPAPPAEREVTVMVYNIRAGKDLAGGENLPRVAELVRGTGADLVLLQEVDRNTQRSGPADQPAVLARLTGYSVAFGRTIGFQGGDFGVALLSRWPIRRDTLIPLLVTAPPGRTTGNREQRGVLVAVVDAPGGPIAVLDTHLDHTGDDAWRLQEIATVLQVARTAVEPGMPVLIGGDLNARPENAVHEQLRGAGFRDAWEGCGAGDAMTFPASAPDRRIDYLYVTGATRCESARVLPSDASDHRPLVFRLRLR
- a CDS encoding MEDS domain-containing protein, coding for MTTPTEQVAESAADEVPRRSGIHAVGDMPWGTHFCSFYETRADLLDTVVPYFRAGLEDDEQCVWVTAEDVETAREALKQALPGVDLHMNTGALQIVSCYDVFLQDGGFDADRVIAGLLARLERALARGHAGLRVHADEAWLTRSTREAFTAFEALIDEELAGKRLLLLCTYPLGGSTGSEIFDLAATHDFTIARRFGEWEMMETMELVAAKAEIQRLNTELERRVQTRTQQLAEASAALRDSEELYRVLAENTSDLITLHDVEGRRAYISPSALRVLGVVPAEPFAGVHPDDLPAVQEAVRRSLQGERTLTTYRHADPDGGWRWLEASGSLVHYRGMPHVLAASRDVTERMRLADQLRQAQKMEAVGRLAGGVAHDFNNLLTAILGYSELILYDVPEDSPLAADVGEIRLAAERARGVTRQLLAFSRRQVLEPRVVDVGAVARATERMLRLLLREDVHFEVRTGPVPVPVYVDPVQVEQVLMNLVVNARDATGPGGTITVDVGFVDAAAHADRMPEYVRPGHYARIVVSDTGTGMTPEVVAQAFEPFFTTKPSGFGTGLGLSTVFGMVKQGGGYVWVESEPGAGAVFTVLLPITAERQESAPDVVLPTRHDLKDKTVVVVEDEDAVRHFVVDVLTRRGVNVLHFATPAEALSVLADPYRPVDVLVTDVVLPGMSGPEMVERIRPGRPHLGVIYISGYTPEETAFTPLLRRGNVLQKPFGPDDLLDRVSSAAL
- a CDS encoding RNA polymerase sigma factor yields the protein MTGETDGQLVARVRRGERAATEALAQRWLRACRAVALAVTRDEPDADDVCQDAFVSAIQRIDDCRNPERFGAWLLQIARNRAQDHLRARARPVLSLEGMEIESKEASPQRQAERGDERNRLLAALGELPQGRREVLLLHDLEGWTHSEIAERMGLPPGTVRSHLHHARRAMRSLLPELEKGEE
- a CDS encoding TerC family protein, with the protein product MEWLLSSEALVALATLALLEIVLGIDNLVFLTILAGKLPPEQQPRARKIGLGLALGMRVGLLLVISWIIGLTRPLFSVLGQEISGRDLILLLGGLFLLAKATTEIHHKLEGASAGTPTSVKATFGAVIAQIVAMDLIFSLDSVITAVGMAEDIRVMVIAVVIAMAVMLAFAEPLGRFVQAHPTVQMLALSFLLLIGMTLVAEAFEVHVSKGYIYFAMGFSVFVEVLNLKFSKKGKPVDLIDG
- a CDS encoding molybdopterin-dependent oxidoreductase, producing the protein MSESLNEASTAPFAGMDGFYSSVSLQRATDDYAFLAVEMNGEVLPAGHGYPVRVILPDLYGKKQPRWLKRITLLED